The genomic stretch tacgagtttactaactagatctacacttagatctacatgtttagaaggttacccttgttgcgtgcctttttgcgaatcccgcttgtccaaggtgcgccggatctcgagtgtgttcaaacgtacacacctctagtagtatccacacgaacaagaagtgttctctaacactcaaggatggagaagagaacaccacaagtgtgctagcacttcttgatgctcttggataggattggaagatgaagaaaggaaaagaagagaacacactcctctaaaaactctatgtgactttcactaacctttcttcttagattagattcactcacctttcttcttccttgcttgaaacccacgacaatagtagcaaaggaggaggaagaacccaaggaagaagatgcaacaataaacacacatcaatgccacaaaacaaaacctctccacaagcattagtgtggccggccacatcttgtaaccccccatttaatgtggtcggccacattaagtgaatgggatgtgtaacctccatgaggtggcacaccataataaggtagagatgatgtggcaagattagtcatgccatgtaggatgagtcaaccttcatgatgtggcaatacatcaagtcaaacttgatgtttcaacctccatttggtcaagtcaaaattgaccaattttcttccttgttgagttaaatccaacatttgattcaagtcaatttttaatttaatgaatctcaattcattaatataaattgactcaatgaatcaaatttaaattagactcattcaataattgaatctaattgagtctaactcaacaagtctaatttgaattaatccgaatccaatctttggtgcatcatatgaacctaatccaattggttcatcatatgaacctaatctctatccacttgttctttgtgtgtgacccaataggttcttgtaatgttggcaatgtttctaaactcctttagaaacataaccaatgagcgacatctagcaatacatcattgctacccaagttacaagaatgttgagatccaacatcacattgtgactactaattgtgactcctcacaatatatgacaagtgtccttctatcctagatatctagattgatcaatgtgaggcatagactgtgtcatcctctgatcaatctaaatcttgaactccaagtagactcactaaaacaaatgagctcaatatctcatattgactcatttgggcatggccatgcacttcgtggtctcactctatcaagaataccgatgtctctcccgtcatataggagggatagatcccatctacatcactcacatccctctgcataattcgttacatacccagtaatcgcctttatagtccacccagttacgggtgacgtttgacgaaaccaaagtacataactccttatgtagggatccatggtgacttcaggtccaaggactagtagtcatactaatagccacatgagaaagtatatgacactcatataacgatccatgatactttcttatggtggGTCATTccgtatatattctccaatgcaaactcatgtgtcaacttgatatctctatatccatgacttgtgagatcaagtcatcgagttgacctacatgctagttttattgcattaacattgtccctgaatattaatactcgactaggaatgattaagagtagtgttccctatatcatctcactatcggttcagctaaccgattgatataggtaagaaccttctactcaaggaggttattatacttagtttatttggcaccaatacaagtaagtataataaccaaaaaccaaatgcctttatttatatagaatatgatacaacaagtccataatacaatcatcaaatgattggctctagggctctagctaacaatctcccactagcactagtgtcaatcagtgtaggctctaagccccaatgacctagtgtgaccatcatgcttcctctgtgacaaagccttggtcaagggatctgcgatgtttgcCTCtctgggtactctgcaaatcttcacatctcctctctcgataatctctcgaatgagatggaagcgcagtagtatgtgtttggtctgctggtgtgagcgaggttccttcgcctgtgctcactacaacaaaatcgctcatagacatcagtggaacaacaacggttttaggctaaaaccgatgtctttgagtattttacaccggtttttttaaaaatcggtgtctatgagcgcagattttagctcatagacatcggttttttaggcgatgtctatgagcgccctttttttggttaatagacaccgattttaacttcggtttttaaaatccgatgttaatgaacccaaataatattttaatttttccccacaagccaaaatctgcacactgtgaattccctccaaacctaaatttttatcccgcccttcctccgcgcgacatctctctcgcgataacctaaacctccgaccatcagaccatccgaccatctatctcagcctaaacctaaaactccgaccatctctctcaacctcatctccctcttccccctttcctagatcctctcccgatcaggatcaagacacgacgaacttgcttctccgtccaaccacaccgcatctcctccaactcctccatttggttgagaagaggaggccttggTAGCGTACAGCATTACCACCCGCGCGTCCAGAGCCACCGGCACCACCTCCTCTGCCACCTCCGCGAACAGCGGGCTGAACCACAGCAGATACGACTCCCGGCACGTCGTCCCCTCCGGGCACACCGCCAGGCCCCCCTCCACCGCCAACAGCCGCCGCATCGTCGCCGCGTCTCGTCCCCTGTCCCGGGTCAGCCGCACAGTCCGCATCGGTGCCAACGCCTCCGACACCCGGCTATGTATGGCCACACCGGCCTTGACCATGTCCCTAATCGGCATTGAGAAGCTACAATGCCTTTAATCGGCACAGTGCCTAGAAGCAAAAATTGGCACGGGCTTTGTCTCTCCtcttcatttttctttctttttttcctctCTCGCATGACCGACGCCCCCAAATCTGCCTTCTCGTGATCTGCTCCAAGCGGCGACAACAGCAACTCCGACGGCGTTTGAGAAGGGCAACTCAGAGGAGGACGAAGCTGGCCTTCAGCATTTACTCCGGTGAGGATCCCTCTTCTCCATTTTCCCCGAATTATCCATCAACAGGCGGCGGATTTAATTAGGGTTTTCACCGGCGTGGTTGCGCCGGAGGATTCCCTCATCTCTGATTTGACCAAGTCTGAAATCCCTTGCCGACGTGGTAGCGAGAGCAGGGAAACTCAAAGGAGGACGGAGCTGGCCTTGAACATCTTCTCTGGTGAAGCCTTACTGAAATCCAACACTGAGGCTGTTGTGGACTTCCACGAACGTGGTTGCGAATGCTGGCATGATCCCAGCAACTTCAATCTTCAATTCTGGCAGCAAGCTTCATTTCATCTCTCTGCTATTCAACTTCGCGTAGTTTGTGTTGGTGGAATCAGTAGATCAGAGGGTGAGGACAGTAATTTTTGTGTAATCTGTTGCTCTTCACTGAAGTGTTTAACTGCGGGAAGAACCAGCCATTATGTATCATTGTCCGGGATCAGTTTAGTCATCTGTATTGCTGTCCACCGGCGTTGCTGGTTCCATCTCCGGGCCCCCTTGTGACAAAGGAGGTAGTCGATTGGAGTTGATCGCGGAATAGTGGTTTGGATAGTTAGTTTATTTTCCTATTGAATGTTTCATGTTTAGTTGTTAGTTTACTTTTGTGTTTAATCTATGTGTTATTTCCTTATGATACATGTGGAGTGTTTAGCTTTactttgtttagttttatttatgtatgattgttAATCTTGTATCATAGGGTGACAATGTGATACATGTTTAGCTTTTATGCATAGTTAGGTTTTATTTGATTGTTGTTAAGTTGATTAGTCAATTGTTTTTTGTTTAACTGTTGCTTTCTTTATATATGGCCACACCGGCCTTGTTTAACTATTGCTTTCTTTATGTATGGCCACACCGGCCTTGACCATGTCCCTGAGAGCTCTCTGTTTGTCAGGCCAAGAGATGACCCCCGTGAAGTAGCAGCCCTTCACCACCTGCAGCTCCGCCCCCACCTCTAAGTACTCCTTCAAGAATCCCTCCACCATGAGCCTCGGCAAGGTGGTGAGCACAACAGCTCGCCTCCCTTTCAGCACCTCGCATGCATGCAGATGGAGGTTCTCCAAGAAAATTTTCGGCAGCACAGTCCTAGCGATCAGCCGCAGGTCCCCCATCCTCAGCCCGCAGAAGGTCACGAAGGCCATGATCCTCATCCCAAACTCGTGCTTCCCCAAGAGACACAAGGCAGGGGAGAGCGCGAGGAGGAGGAATTAGTATAACCAATCCTCTCGTTTCAGAGTAATATGATTATAACTTTCTTTTTGTTTGAGGTTCACATCCTTACtgtataaataattttttgatgATATTGTATATTTATGACTTATCTGATTATTTCTTTCAACTTGCTACTGTGGACCAGGTATTTTCCTTCTCATTTGCACCTTATGGTCTTTGAGTTGGTAAAAAACTCTCTGCGTGTGGTTCAAGAATGTTTTATGAATTCTGATAAGAATGCCCCTCCTGTTAGAATTATTGTCGCTGATGTGATTGAAGATGTTACAATAAAGGTACGATACCAATAAATACTTAATCTTCAATTATTGTTATTCTGCTTGGTAAGCAAGATTGCAATACttcaagaataagaaaggattagtTAAAAATTCATGCTGTCTTGGCAAGTTGCAGAATTTGAATTTAACACAGAATACTAGGTACTCTAGAAAATAGAAACTATATGTAGTGAAGAtgaaaaatatgaatttaaattatattttctttggGAATTCTTGACAGTTACTGATGTCTTGCAGGCattttttatttcttgaaaagtgTTGATACTGCAGAACCACCAGATGTAGATTTGCAAGACAGAGAACAATTATACATTGAAGAACATAATTAGACTAACTCCTCACTCTTTAAAGTGGTTAATCAGATTTATCAGAAAACTATTACAAATGAAAGTTAGGGAAATTCTCAAATATTTCATGAATTTGGGGCTCACTGCTACTGGTTATTTTTAAACCAGACAATGATTATGTGAAATCCAAGAGTCTTCCACTTTGTCTATATCTGACTATATGCATACAAGAATACGTCAGAGCCTGTTGAAAATCTTTTACTGCCAACATGTATATCAGCATCTGCTGTTGATACAAGTATAACACCCGGATAAAtgcaaaaaatttctaatttttgtaatttatcttcttcttaataTCATTAAATTATATCTTATGGCATTTCTCTGTTTGTTAATACTCATGGTTCGAGGAATTTCTTATAACACCCTACTTAACCAGATATACACTTTTAGACCCCCATCTTCATGCACATGGCTAACTGTAACCCGCGAGGTCTTCTGACTTTGTGTTTTTCAGTTCAGGGTCTACTAGTTTACTTATCTCTTCTGGGTTTTGAAGATACTTTGTGGCCTGTATAACATAGAAGAACAATGAGCCGTGGATATATAGCATGAATCTACTAATATGAATCACAAACTGTTGGATCAAGAAGGATATATCTTGAGACTAGCGAACCCAAAGGGCAAACAATGTTATGTCTTTTCCAACTAATGAATCTCCAAAGGGAAgataatgttgaaagaaacttgTGATTTGTAGCGAGGCTATGGTTTCCTCAGTTGGGATGTGATAAGGTAGCTAAATAGAGGTAATACAACCTTTAACTTACCCTGACTATTGTATGAACTGATTAGAGGGCTTGTTGAGAATTAAGCTTCTAAACTACATGGAACAAATGATTATCGGAAGTTTGTAGGAAATAAGAACAAATTTGGGTTTATGCCCTCAGTATCTGTTACAAGAAGCTGATGCTATTTTTGagtatcaaatattttcaaatatgcatcttacccaatttatcaGACACCCTCTTTCCTTGCAATATGGAGGTCTTCCACTGATTATTTCCAGTAAAACTACTCCAAAAGCAAAGATGTTAGCTTGAATTTCCATTTCTTGTTGCTCTCGAGGAACATGGGCGGCTGATTTAACCCTAAGAAAGGCATGGCGTTTGAGGGTTCTATCTTCGACGTCGGGCCGATTTTTGAGTCCTATGGCGTAGCTCACGGATAGGCAGGTCGATTGCTCGATTTTTGAgttggccatcatcatcatctccttgTTGCTGGAGAAGGGACTTCATCATGTCCGGGAGGTGAGTCAGAGCTTCACTTTGTCtgatatgtgtttgggtatttttCTTGACAGGAAAGTTGCTcaggaatttattttttttactataatttttaaaggaaaattatGAGGCGTTTGTCTCAATCTTGATCTATGTATGTATGTATTGGGGAAAAAAATCTAAACTATCTTGATCAGGATGAACTTGGTTTGCGAATACAAAAAGTTGTTTTGCTTTGTTGTTTCTTTGGGAGTTATCAGTAACATCAAGAAATTAAATGAAGCGAAAGCGGTTTCTTTATGAGTTATCAGTCAAGTTTCACGAGGAAGCATGGTTTTATAAATTCTCAGTTTATATCTTAAAGATTAATCATTTTTCAGTTTCTGGAATGTCTGGGGCTGCAAGTGAGAAATTGTCCTGATAATTTCATACTTCAGATCCTTGAATGGCTTATCTTTTTCCTAGCTTGGAATTATGCTACTCCATCTTGTCCTGCATTAGCATCATTTTCTCATATGACTGACAGTTACATCTGCTTTGACTTCGTTGTCAGTGGTTTATCAAGAGGCAAAAGAGAACTCTTTTTGAAGTTCTTGAGAAGGTGAAAGCCGGTAAAACCAGAAAGTTCATACCTAAATTGGAGCACTCTTTCGACGTGCATGGTATCCGGAATAGATGAATTACTGTAACTCTGTGATCCATTGTGGTTTTCGCAGAGTTGATGATTCTCGGCTTCATCTCCTTGCTGTTGACATTTAGTCAGGACCAGATCGCGAAAATCTGCGTGCCAAAGGCAGTTGCAGATTCTATGCTGCCATGTCGCCCTGATGCAGAGTCAACTGGCAGAAATAAAAGGCGGCTGCTCGCGCTGGTGCTGACGGAGTCACACCTGAAGCGCAAGATTTTAGCTGTTGGTGGTTCAGTGGTTGAATGCCCCCCAGTGAGTAGTGCACAGCAACTTCCAATTCTCTGATTGTTTGGTTGAAAATAATCTATTGTAAACAAAATCTAAGAAGCTTTCACTAAAATGTTCAGTTGCGATCACTTGTAGGAAAAGGAGCAACTGATTACTGCCACAGGCTTGCACCAGTTGCACATTCTGATCTTCTTTTTGGCTGAGTTTCATGTGGTAAATAGTGCTCTTATAATGGTCCTTGGAAGAGCAAAGGTGAATCTGCAGTGATAGAGTAGTGGATTACATTATGTATCATTCTGAATAATTCCATAGCATTGCCTGAGGATGATTTAGTTTAGCTGTTGCAGTATCCACTTTGCATTGATAATCTTCTCTTGGGCAGATACACAGATGGAAGGACTGGGAAAAGGATACGACATCGGCTGAGTATGCCTTCACGACTGGTATATATATGTTCACTATTCTTTGTTTTTTTGTCCCAGATTTGCATCCTTGGATCCTAGTTTGAGTGGTAAAAGTGCAGAACCAGTATATCGTGATGCAAAAGGTTTGAGTTCTCTGACACagcattgaatttgaaattttttcatgTACATTTGGAAGCCCAGATTCTACCGGTTTTGTAGTTTTATATTTGCATGTTTCTGACTGCTGAGTGACTGAATTATTTTCTGCAGGGAAAGCTATTTCAAAGGAAGAGCTACTGAaaccaaaggaggaagagaaaccaAAGGTATTTTTCACACACTTCATCTTTGATTTGGTGGTCATGTTTACCATACGTGTCAGTTAATTCCCAAGAGCTATATTTTTTTGTTTCACTTTTATTGTTAGCTATATGAGCACAACATGCTAtgcttttgatttattattacagCTATTTATCAGAAAGGAGAATTATTGGTACACTTTTGATTGTTTAATTATAGGCTCTCTTAGTTGGAAGCAAGTGTAGTGCTGATTGTGTAGGAGTGATTTGTAacccttattattatttattagtttTTGCACAATTTTTTATGTTGGATCCATTGCTGTCTAGTTGATTTTTATTTGCTCTTTTTGTTTCTTTAAGTTCACTTCCATTTGCAATCTCTTCATATATTAGTGACTAATGGTTGGTTGCTGTTCCTGGATTTGTTATAGCGCTATTGGTTGTTTCTACTAAAGAAAGTTAACTTTTATCAGGAATATTCTTCTGTGATCTTCCTACACAATTGGGAGACTTTGTaaaaccaaagtaactaatttattaggttgaaatgatagatagatgagtgatctcagtcttggcatgactaacatttttttttttatgttcaaagcctttcattttgttttgtatggttctctctaagagcatggacctagttatcttttgacagctgaatatgattcttttacttcatttgtaactgcaaattcaactttctgataccttgtgaatcactgaagatccttattgcaagcattgaagtaagcattgatgtggttgagataaatgatgaataggtctctttttaagcattcaaattagtcattttgttacctggtgctcttactactttttcaactatgatttttggtcttgatttactaatatattatttatgtgtttttacagtttacaaatctgtATTTatgtgttttatgtgaccgtaaagtacctcttaaacttaaaggtaagttctataaaacagcagttagacctgctatgttatatggagctgaatgttgggctatgactcgagcacatgagcagaagatgagagttgcagagatgaggatgttaaggtggatgtgtggacatacgaggatggacaaaataagaaatgagagcattagagagaaagtaggagttgcatctattgaggaaaaactcagagagacacgtttaagatggtacggacatgtacttagacgaccaataaatgctccagttaggcgatgtgaaactatgataaacatgcatataaaacgaggaagaggaagaccaaaaaagacttggttagcaacaataaaacaagataaaatttatttaaatatagatgatgatataataggagatagagctcaatggcgtaaaaggattcatacagccgaccccacttagtgggaaaaggcttggttgttgttgttgttgttgtacaaatctcaagtactccagagttgaaattgatgaagtgcggttcgagtgggctgaatgcagcTAGATTACATTTTagacagttgtaccttgatgtgttaacagaatgttatactttgattttgatatctattagctagcttttgatgtaaaaagaatgtttgggtattttatggatattgttgtaagaagattatttatataatttgtgaatatttgtgtattttatggatattattgaatgaagaatatttgtataatttgtgaatatttgtattttttttttgttattgtcggttataaaatcaaatctgtgctgttaaaaaatatacatattacatcggttttccaccgatgtaaaaccggtgttataaagtaatattacatcggtcatttaccgctgccaaaactggtgttattaacatacaatattacatcggttttacaccgttgatgaaacggtgtcgttaagtgatactacaccggttaataaccgattcgaagaccggtgtcgttaagtgatactacaccggttttaacccgatgtctaaaatggcagacttttaacatcggcttcatagacatcggtcgaaaatcaaatagacaccggtggaaaaccgatgtctattagcgattttgttgtagtggctatagctccattgttgtcacaatagagctcaatagggtcagcaatgctaggaaccaccccaagttcagtgacgaacttacgaatccaaactgcctcctttgctgcctctgatgcagtaatatactcggcctctgtcgtagaatcagctactgtgtcctgcttcgaactcttccagctcacagcaccaccatttatgcaaaacacgaaccctgactgcgatcgataatcatcctggtcggtctggaagctagcatcactgtaactctttacaactagctcatcatcgcctccatatatcaagaaatattctttagtccttcttaagtacttaagaatattcttgaccgctatctagtgactttcacctggatctgactggtatctgctcgtcatgcttaaagcatacgagacatcaggtcgagtacatagcatggcgtacatgatagatcctatggctgaaacataagggatctgatccatgcggtctctctcctctctagaagaggggccctgagtcttcgaaagactcacgccatgtgacatcggcagaaatcccttcttggagttctgcatgggaaaccgaaggagtaccttgtcaatatatgtactctgacttaggccaagcaatctcttagatctatctctatagatctgtatccctagaatgcgggatgcttcacttaagtccttcattgagaaacatgtccctagccaagtcttgacagactgtagcaaagggatgtctttcccaatgagcagtatgtcatccacatacaatatgaggaagacaactatgtcccctacaaccttcttgtagacacaaggttcatcttcattcttgatgaaaccaaactgtttgattgcatcatcgaatcaaagattccagctccgagaagcttgctttagtctataaatggacctatgcagcttgcatactctgctagtatgctttggatctacaaaaccctcaggttgtgtcatgtacacatcctcgagtaggtttccattcagaaacgtagttttaacatccatctgccagatctcgtaatcgtggtaagctgcaatagcaagcatgatccgaatggacttaaacatcgctactggtgaaaaggtttcatcatagtcaataccatgaatctgcttgaaacctttagctaccaagcgacccttatagataagtccatccagttcagtctttctcttaaagacccacttacaccctatgggttttaccccttcaggtggatcaaccaaagtccatacttggttggtgtacatagattccatttcggatctcatggcttctagccatttctcagaatctggtctcatcacagcttcctgataggtggtaggctcatcctctatgagcacaatgtcatcatggtcagacaagagaaatgagtatctctcaggctgacgacgtaccctatcagacctgtgaagaggtatgtctacttgaactggttgttgttcctcaactctttgtggaacaacatcatccacaacactttatggttccagttcaacttccatcgaggcttcagtgctaggatccgcatcttgaacttcttcaagatcgaatgtactcccactagtctttctagaaacaaagtccctttctagaaagactccagtcttttccacaactatcttgtgctgactgagaatgtagaagtaatatcccttagtttccttgggatatcctataaagtagaacttgtcggatttgggt from Zingiber officinale cultivar Zhangliang chromosome 5B, Zo_v1.1, whole genome shotgun sequence encodes the following:
- the LOC121984423 gene encoding MLO-like protein 7, which translates into the protein MILGFISLLLTFSQDQIAKICVPKAVADSMLPCRPDAESTGRNKRRLLALVLTESHLKRKILAVGGSVVECPPEKEQLITATGLHQLHILIFFLAEFHVVNSALIMVLGRAKIHRWKDWEKDTTSAEYAFTTGIYMFTILCFFVPDLHPWILV